Proteins encoded in a region of the Streptomyces sp. NBC_01471 genome:
- the gap gene encoding type I glyceraldehyde-3-phosphate dehydrogenase gives MTIRVGINGFGRIGRNYFRALLEQGADIEIVAVNDLGDTATTAHLLKYDTILGRLKAEVTHTADTITVDGHTIKVLSERNPADIPWGQLGVDIVIESTGFFTKKADAEKHIAGGAKKVLISAPAKGEDITIVMGVNQDKYDAAKHNVISNASCTTNCVAPMAKVLLENFGIVKGMMTTVHAYTNDQRILDYPHSDLRRARAAAENIIPTTTGAAKATALVIPELEGKLDGIAMRVPVPTGSVTDLVIELEREVTKDEVNAAFQKASEGQLKGLLDYTEDPIVSSDIVNWPASCTFDSSLTMVQGKSVKVIGWYDNEWGYSNRLVDLTVFVGNQL, from the coding sequence GTGACGATCCGCGTAGGCATCAACGGCTTTGGCCGCATCGGTCGTAACTACTTCCGCGCGCTGCTGGAGCAGGGTGCTGACATCGAGATCGTGGCTGTCAACGACCTGGGTGACACCGCGACCACCGCGCATCTGCTGAAGTACGACACGATTCTGGGCCGTCTCAAGGCCGAGGTCACGCACACCGCAGACACCATCACCGTTGACGGCCACACCATCAAGGTGCTGTCCGAGCGCAACCCGGCCGACATCCCCTGGGGTCAGCTGGGCGTCGACATCGTGATCGAGTCGACCGGCTTCTTCACGAAGAAGGCCGATGCCGAGAAGCACATCGCCGGCGGCGCCAAGAAGGTCCTCATCTCGGCTCCGGCCAAGGGTGAGGACATCACCATCGTGATGGGCGTCAACCAGGACAAGTACGACGCGGCGAAGCACAACGTCATCTCCAACGCCTCCTGCACCACCAACTGTGTGGCGCCGATGGCCAAGGTTCTCCTGGAGAACTTCGGCATCGTCAAGGGCATGATGACGACGGTCCACGCGTACACCAACGACCAGCGCATCCTGGACTACCCGCACTCGGACCTGCGCCGCGCCCGCGCCGCCGCCGAGAACATCATTCCGACCACCACGGGTGCCGCCAAGGCCACCGCGCTGGTCATCCCGGAGCTCGAGGGCAAGCTCGACGGCATCGCGATGCGCGTCCCGGTCCCGACCGGCTCCGTGACCGACCTGGTCATCGAGCTGGAGCGCGAGGTCACCAAGGACGAGGTCAACGCCGCGTTCCAGAAGGCCTCCGAGGGCCAGCTCAAGGGCCTCCTCGACTACACCGAGGACCCGATCGTCTCCTCGGACATCGTCAACTGGCCGGCGTCCTGCACCTTCGACTCCTCCCTGACCATGGTCCAGGGCAAGAGCGTCAAGGTCATCGGCTGGTACGACAACGAGTGGGGCTACTCCAACCGACTGGTCGACCTGACCGTCTTCGTCGGCAACCAGCTCTGA
- a CDS encoding RNA polymerase-binding protein RbpA, with amino-acid sequence MASGNAIRGSRVGAGPMGEAERGESAPRLRISFWCSNGHETQPSFAHDAQVPETWDCPRCGFPAGQDSDNPPDPPRTEPYKTHLAYVRERRSDEDGEAILAEALAKLRGEI; translated from the coding sequence GTGGCAAGTGGCAACGCGATCCGGGGAAGCCGGGTCGGAGCGGGGCCGATGGGGGAGGCCGAACGGGGCGAGTCCGCCCCGCGCCTCCGCATCTCCTTCTGGTGCTCGAACGGGCACGAGACGCAGCCTAGCTTCGCCCACGACGCGCAGGTTCCCGAGACCTGGGACTGCCCGCGCTGTGGGTTCCCGGCCGGTCAGGACAGCGACAACCCCCCGGACCCGCCGCGCACCGAGCCGTACAAGACGCACCTTGCCTACGTGCGCGAGCGCCGCAGCGACGAGGACGGCGAGGCGATCCTCGCCGAGGCCCTCGCGAAGCTGCGGGGCGAGATCTAG
- the tpiA gene encoding triose-phosphate isomerase, with the protein MTNQSTRTPLMAGNWKMNLNHLEAIAHVQKLSFALADKDYDAVEVAVLPPFVDLRSVQTLVDGDKLKIKYGAQDISAHDSGAYTGEVSGPMLAKLKCAYVAVGHSERRQYHAETDEVCNAKVKAAYKHGITPILCVGEGLDVRKAGQQVEYTLGQLDGGLKDIPADEAESIVIAYEPVWAIGTGEVATPEDAQEVCGAIRGRLAELYSQELADKVRIQYGGSVKSGNVAAIMAQPDVDGALIGGAALDADEFVKIVRFRDQ; encoded by the coding sequence ATGACAAATCAGAGCACCCGCACCCCGCTGATGGCGGGCAACTGGAAGATGAACCTCAACCACCTCGAGGCCATCGCGCACGTCCAGAAGCTCTCCTTCGCGCTCGCCGACAAGGACTACGACGCGGTCGAGGTGGCGGTCCTGCCGCCCTTCGTGGACCTGCGTTCCGTCCAGACCCTGGTCGACGGCGACAAGCTGAAGATCAAGTACGGCGCCCAGGACATCTCGGCGCACGACTCCGGCGCGTACACCGGTGAGGTCTCCGGGCCGATGCTGGCCAAGCTGAAGTGCGCCTATGTGGCCGTCGGGCACAGCGAGCGCCGCCAGTACCACGCCGAGACCGACGAGGTCTGCAACGCCAAGGTCAAGGCGGCCTACAAGCACGGCATCACCCCGATCCTCTGTGTCGGCGAGGGCCTGGACGTCCGCAAGGCCGGCCAGCAGGTCGAGTACACGCTGGGCCAGCTCGACGGCGGGCTCAAGGACATCCCGGCCGACGAGGCCGAGTCGATCGTGATCGCGTACGAGCCGGTCTGGGCCATCGGCACCGGCGAGGTCGCCACTCCCGAGGACGCCCAGGAGGTCTGCGGGGCGATCCGCGGCCGGCTGGCCGAGCTGTACTCGCAGGAGCTGGCCGACAAGGTCCGCATCCAGTACGGCGGCTCCGTCAAGTCCGGCAACGTGGCCGCGATCATGGCGCAGCCCGACGTGGACGGTGCGCTCATCGGCGGCGCCGCCCTCGACGCCGACGAGTTCGTCAAGATCGTCCGGTTCCGCGACCAGTGA
- the pgk gene encoding phosphoglycerate kinase, whose product MKTIDELLAEGVAGKRVFVRADLNVPLSGTTITDDGRIRAVQPTVAKLAEAGARVVVASHLGRPKGAPDPAFSLAPAAARLGELLGADVAFATDTVGESAKATVAALTDGQVAVIENLRFNAGETSKDDAERGAFADRLAELADVYVGDGFGAVHRKHASVYDLPARLPHAAGYLIATEVAVLKKLTSDVKRPYAVILGGAKVSDKLGVIDHLLERADRILIGGGMAYTFLKAQGHEVGSSLLQEDQIPVVREYLERAKAKGVEFVLPVDVVVSAEFPDLKAKAPTHPETVPADAIPAGKMGLDNGPETNKLYASKLADAATVFWNGPMGVFEHPDYADGTRAVAQALLDSPAFTVVGGGDSAAAVRILGFDENKFGHISTGGGASLEYLEGKTLPGLAALEN is encoded by the coding sequence ATGAAGACCATCGACGAACTTCTCGCTGAAGGGGTCGCGGGCAAGCGGGTATTCGTCCGCGCCGACCTCAATGTGCCGCTCTCCGGCACCACCATCACCGACGACGGCCGGATCCGTGCCGTCCAGCCGACGGTGGCCAAGCTCGCGGAGGCCGGCGCCCGTGTCGTCGTCGCCTCGCACCTGGGCCGCCCGAAGGGCGCCCCGGACCCGGCGTTCTCGCTCGCTCCCGCGGCGGCCCGCCTCGGCGAACTCCTCGGCGCCGACGTCGCGTTCGCGACCGACACGGTCGGTGAGTCCGCGAAGGCCACGGTCGCCGCCCTCACCGACGGCCAGGTCGCCGTCATCGAGAACCTCCGCTTCAACGCCGGTGAGACCTCGAAGGACGACGCCGAGCGCGGCGCCTTCGCCGACCGGCTCGCCGAGCTGGCCGATGTCTACGTCGGCGACGGCTTCGGCGCCGTGCACCGCAAGCACGCCTCGGTCTACGACCTCCCCGCGCGCCTGCCGCATGCCGCCGGCTACCTCATCGCCACCGAGGTCGCCGTCCTCAAGAAGCTGACGTCCGACGTCAAGCGCCCGTACGCCGTGATCCTGGGCGGCGCCAAGGTCTCCGACAAGCTCGGCGTCATCGACCACCTGCTGGAGCGGGCCGACCGCATCCTCATCGGCGGCGGCATGGCGTACACCTTCCTCAAGGCCCAGGGCCACGAGGTCGGCAGCTCGCTCCTCCAGGAGGACCAGATCCCGGTGGTCCGCGAATACCTGGAGCGCGCCAAGGCCAAGGGCGTGGAGTTCGTGCTCCCGGTCGACGTCGTGGTCTCCGCGGAGTTCCCCGACCTCAAGGCCAAGGCTCCGACGCACCCCGAGACGGTCCCCGCGGACGCGATCCCGGCCGGGAAGATGGGTCTGGACAACGGCCCCGAGACCAACAAGCTCTACGCATCGAAGCTCGCCGACGCGGCCACCGTCTTCTGGAACGGCCCGATGGGCGTCTTCGAGCACCCCGACTACGCCGACGGCACCCGCGCCGTCGCGCAGGCCCTCCTCGACAGCCCGGCCTTCACGGTCGTCGGCGGCGGTGACTCCGCCGCCGCGGTACGCATCCTGGGCTTCGACGAGAACAAGTTCGGACACATCTCGACCGGTGGCGGCGCCAGCCTCGAATACCTCGAAGGCAAGACGCTTCCCGGCCTCGCCGCACTGGAGAACTGA
- the yvcK gene encoding uridine diphosphate-N-acetylglucosamine-binding protein YvcK, with protein MTGRSTAKPRRVRLVPGRIRRGTQPKVVALGGGMGLSASLAALRRITGDLTAVVTVADDGGSSGRLREELGVLPPGDLRKALAALCGDDDWGQTWARVIQHRFQSKGELHEHAVGNLLIVALWEQLGDHVQALDLVGKLLGAHGRVLPMSAVPLELQALVRGHDPDRPDDIDTVRGQATVALTPGEVQSVHLVPNDPPAVPEAVAAVLDADWVVLGPGSWFSSVIPHLLVPELLDALVETKARKVLSLNLAPQPGETDGFSPQRHLEVLARHAPKLALDVVLADEAAVPDRASLAEAAKGLGAAVELAPVASPDGSPTHDRELLAAAYDRIFRMHGRIGPWR; from the coding sequence GTGACAGGCCGCAGCACCGCCAAGCCGCGGCGGGTACGGCTGGTACCGGGCCGGATCAGGCGCGGCACCCAGCCGAAGGTCGTCGCGCTGGGCGGCGGGATGGGGCTCTCCGCCTCGCTCGCCGCGCTGCGCCGCATCACCGGGGACCTGACCGCCGTGGTCACCGTCGCCGACGACGGCGGCTCCAGCGGCCGGCTCCGCGAGGAGCTGGGCGTGCTGCCGCCCGGGGATCTGCGCAAGGCGCTCGCCGCGCTCTGCGGGGACGACGACTGGGGGCAGACCTGGGCCCGTGTCATCCAGCACCGCTTCCAGTCCAAGGGCGAGCTGCACGAGCACGCGGTCGGCAATCTGCTGATCGTCGCCCTGTGGGAGCAGCTCGGCGACCATGTGCAGGCGCTCGACCTGGTCGGCAAGCTGCTCGGCGCGCACGGCAGAGTGCTGCCGATGTCCGCGGTGCCGCTGGAGCTCCAGGCGCTCGTACGCGGCCACGATCCGGACCGCCCCGACGACATCGACACGGTCCGCGGCCAGGCCACGGTCGCGCTCACCCCGGGCGAGGTGCAGTCCGTGCACCTCGTGCCGAACGACCCGCCGGCCGTCCCGGAGGCCGTCGCCGCGGTCCTCGACGCGGACTGGGTGGTGCTCGGCCCCGGCTCCTGGTTCTCCTCGGTGATCCCGCACCTGCTGGTGCCCGAACTGCTCGACGCACTGGTCGAGACGAAGGCCCGCAAGGTGCTCTCGCTCAATCTCGCACCGCAACCCGGTGAAACCGATGGCTTCTCACCGCAGCGTCATTTGGAGGTTTTGGCCCGACACGCCCCTAAACTCGCCCTGGACGTGGTGCTTGCCGACGAGGCCGCCGTGCCCGACCGCGCGAGTCTCGCCGAAGCCGCCAAAGGGCTCGGTGCGGCGGTCGAGCTGGCGCCCGTGGCCTCGCCCGATGGCTCCCCTACGCATGACAGGGAGCTGCTGGCCGCCGCGTACGACCGTATTTTTCGGATGCATGGAAGGATCGGCCCATGGCGATGA
- the secG gene encoding preprotein translocase subunit SecG, with amino-acid sequence MILGFSIALIVFSLLLMLLVLMHKGKGGGLSDMFGGGMQSSVGGSSVAERNLDRITVVLGLCWFACIVVLGLLMKLKN; translated from the coding sequence GTGATTCTGGGGTTCTCGATCGCCCTGATCGTCTTCAGCCTGCTGCTGATGCTGCTGGTGCTGATGCACAAGGGGAAGGGCGGCGGCCTCTCCGACATGTTCGGTGGCGGCATGCAGTCGTCCGTCGGTGGCTCCTCGGTCGCCGAGCGCAACCTCGACCGCATCACCGTGGTGCTCGGCCTCTGCTGGTTCGCGTGCATCGTCGTACTCGGCCTGCTGATGAAGCTGAAGAACTGA
- the whiA gene encoding DNA-binding protein WhiA, translating into MAMTAAVKDEVSRLPVTRTCCRKAEVSAILRFAGGLHLVSGRIVIEAELDTAMAARRLKRDILEIFGHNSELIVMAPGGLRRGSRYVVRVVAGGDQLARQTGLVDGRGRPIRGLPPQVVSGATCDAEAAWRGAFLAHGSLTEPGRSSSLEVTCPGPEAALALVGAARRLQIASKAREVRGVDRVVVRDGDAIGALLTRLGAHESVLAWEERRMRREVRATANRLANFDDANLRRSARAAVAAGARVGRALEILADEVPEHLAAAGRLRMEHKQASLEELGALADPPLTKDAVAGRIRRLLAMADKRAQDLGIPGTESTLSEEMDDSLVG; encoded by the coding sequence ATGGCGATGACGGCAGCGGTGAAGGACGAAGTCTCCCGGCTCCCCGTCACCCGGACCTGCTGCAGGAAGGCGGAGGTTTCGGCGATTCTTCGGTTCGCCGGCGGGCTGCACCTGGTGAGCGGGCGGATTGTGATCGAGGCGGAGCTGGACACCGCCATGGCGGCACGCCGGCTCAAGCGGGACATTCTGGAGATCTTCGGGCACAACTCCGAACTGATCGTGATGGCCCCCGGCGGGCTGCGCAGAGGCAGCCGCTACGTCGTACGCGTCGTGGCGGGAGGCGACCAGCTGGCACGCCAGACCGGCCTGGTCGACGGCCGCGGCCGCCCGATCCGCGGTCTGCCCCCGCAGGTGGTCTCGGGGGCCACCTGTGATGCCGAGGCGGCCTGGCGCGGTGCCTTCCTGGCACACGGCTCGCTCACCGAGCCCGGTCGCTCCTCCTCACTGGAGGTGACCTGCCCCGGACCCGAGGCGGCGCTCGCCCTGGTGGGCGCGGCACGCAGGCTCCAGATCGCCTCGAAGGCCCGTGAGGTCCGCGGTGTGGACCGGGTCGTCGTCCGGGACGGGGACGCGATCGGCGCCCTGCTCACCCGGCTCGGCGCACACGAGTCCGTGCTGGCCTGGGAGGAGCGGCGGATGCGCCGTGAGGTCCGCGCCACCGCCAACCGCCTCGCCAACTTCGACGACGCCAACCTCCGCCGCTCGGCACGGGCCGCGGTCGCCGCCGGGGCCCGGGTGGGCCGCGCACTGGAGATCCTCGCCGACGAGGTGCCCGAGCACCTCGCGGCGGCCGGCCGGCTGCGCATGGAGCACAAGCAGGCGTCGCTGGAGGAGCTCGGCGCGCTCGCCGACCCGCCGCTCACCAAGGACGCCGTCGCGGGCCGGATCCGCCGGCTGCTCGCCATGGCCGACAAGCGGGCACAGGATCTGGGGATTCCCGGTACCGAGTCCACGCTTTCCGAGGAGATGGACGACAGCCTCGTCGGCTGA
- the uvrC gene encoding excinuclease ABC subunit UvrC: MADPSSYRPKPGQIPDSPGVYKFRDEHHRVIYVGKAKSLRPRLSSYFQDLANLHPRTRTMVTTAASVEWTVVSTEVEALQLEYSWIKEFDPRFNVKYRDDKSYPSLAVTLNEKFPRVQVMRGPKKKGVRYFGPYGHAWAIRETVDLMLRVFPVRTCSAGVFKRSAQIGRPCLLGYIGKCSAPCVGRVTPEEHRELAEEFCDFMAGRTGAYIRRIEQEMRDAAEEMEYEKAARLRDDIEALKRALEKNAVVFNDATDADLIAVAEDELEAAVQIFHVRGGRVRGQRGWVTDKVEAVETSGLVEHALQQLYGDEKGEGVPKEVLVPALPEQADAVTQWLTDRRGSHVSLRIPQRGDKKDLMATVQRNAQQALVLHKTKRASDLTTRSRALEEIAAALGLDSAPLRIECYDISHLQGDDVVASMVVFEDGLVRKGEYRRFQIKGFEGQDDVRSMHEVITRRFRRYLQEKERTGEWTEEQTAEAVEEDGRPKRFAYPPQLVVVDGGQPQVAAAKRALDELGIDDVAVCGLAKRLEEVWLPGDDDPVVLPRSSEGLYLLQRVRDEAHRFAITYQRAKRAKRFRAGPLDSVAGLGETRKQALIKHFGSVKKLRQATIEQICEVPGIGRRTAESVAAALAQAAPAAPAVNTATGEIMEDDGGDTHE, translated from the coding sequence ATGGCAGACCCCTCCAGTTACCGCCCCAAGCCGGGACAGATCCCCGACTCCCCGGGGGTCTACAAATTCCGCGACGAGCACCACCGGGTGATCTACGTCGGGAAGGCGAAGAGCCTGCGCCCGCGCCTGTCCTCGTACTTCCAGGACCTCGCGAATCTCCACCCGCGCACCCGCACGATGGTCACCACGGCCGCGTCCGTGGAGTGGACGGTGGTCTCCACCGAGGTCGAGGCGCTCCAGCTCGAATATTCCTGGATCAAGGAATTCGACCCCCGTTTCAACGTCAAGTACCGCGACGACAAGAGCTATCCGTCCCTCGCGGTGACGCTGAACGAGAAGTTCCCCCGGGTACAGGTGATGCGCGGACCCAAGAAGAAGGGCGTGCGCTACTTCGGTCCCTACGGCCATGCCTGGGCCATCCGCGAGACCGTCGACCTGATGCTCCGCGTCTTCCCCGTACGCACCTGCTCCGCCGGGGTGTTCAAACGCTCCGCGCAGATCGGCCGCCCCTGCCTGCTCGGCTACATCGGCAAGTGCTCGGCGCCCTGTGTCGGCCGTGTCACCCCCGAGGAGCACCGCGAACTCGCCGAGGAGTTCTGCGACTTCATGGCCGGCCGCACCGGCGCGTACATACGCCGTATCGAGCAGGAGATGCGGGACGCGGCCGAGGAGATGGAGTACGAGAAGGCGGCCAGGCTCCGCGACGACATAGAGGCGCTCAAGCGTGCCCTGGAGAAGAACGCGGTCGTCTTCAACGACGCCACCGACGCCGACCTGATCGCGGTCGCGGAGGACGAGCTGGAGGCCGCCGTCCAGATCTTCCACGTCCGGGGCGGCCGGGTCCGCGGCCAGCGCGGCTGGGTGACCGACAAGGTCGAGGCCGTGGAGACCTCCGGTCTCGTCGAGCACGCGCTCCAGCAGCTGTACGGCGACGAGAAGGGCGAGGGCGTGCCCAAGGAGGTGCTGGTCCCGGCCCTGCCGGAGCAGGCCGACGCCGTCACCCAGTGGCTCACGGACCGCCGTGGTTCGCATGTCTCGCTGCGCATCCCGCAGCGCGGTGACAAGAAGGACCTGATGGCGACCGTCCAGCGCAATGCCCAGCAGGCGCTGGTCCTGCACAAGACGAAGCGCGCGTCCGACCTGACCACCCGGTCCCGGGCCCTGGAGGAGATCGCCGCCGCGCTCGGCCTCGACAGCGCGCCGCTGCGGATCGAGTGCTACGACATCTCGCACCTCCAGGGCGACGACGTGGTGGCCTCGATGGTGGTCTTCGAGGACGGGCTGGTCCGCAAGGGGGAGTACCGCCGCTTCCAGATCAAGGGGTTCGAGGGCCAGGACGACGTCCGGTCCATGCACGAGGTGATCACCCGGCGCTTCCGGCGGTATCTCCAGGAGAAGGAGCGGACGGGGGAGTGGACCGAGGAGCAGACCGCCGAGGCCGTCGAGGAGGACGGACGGCCCAAGCGGTTCGCCTACCCGCCCCAGCTCGTGGTGGTCGACGGGGGCCAGCCCCAGGTGGCGGCCGCGAAGCGCGCTCTGGACGAGCTGGGCATCGACGACGTCGCCGTGTGCGGTCTGGCCAAGCGGCTGGAGGAGGTCTGGCTCCCGGGGGACGACGACCCGGTGGTCCTGCCCCGGTCCAGCGAGGGGCTCTACCTCCTCCAGCGGGTGCGTGACGAGGCCCACCGCTTCGCCATCACCTACCAGCGCGCCAAGCGGGCCAAGCGCTTCAGGGCGGGGCCGCTGGACTCCGTAGCCGGTCTGGGCGAGACCAGGAAACAGGCCCTGATCAAGCACTTCGGCTCGGTCAAGAAGCTGAGACAGGCCACAATCGAACAGATCTGCGAAGTGCCCGGCATAGGCCGCAGGACGGCCGAGTCGGTGGCCGCGGCGCTCGCACAGGCGGCCCCGGCCGCACCTGCCGTGAACACGGCAACAGGAGAGATCATGGAAGACGACGGGGGCGACACACATGAGTGA
- the rapZ gene encoding RNase adapter RapZ, with protein MSDEQERDGAQVSTGSAGAGTPAETTEAAIPELVIISGMSGAGRSTAAKCLEDLGWFVVDNLPPALIPTMVELGARSQGNVARIAVVVDVRGRRFFDNLRQSLADLAAKQVTRRIVFLESSDDALVRRFESVRRPHPLQGDGRITDGIAAERDLLRELRGDADLVIDTSSLNVHELRAKMDAQFAGDEEPELRATVMSFGYKYGLPVDADLVVDCRFLPNPHWVPELRPFTGLNEEVSAYVFNQPGAKEFLDQYSELLQIIATGYRREGKRYVTIAVGCTGGKHRSVAMSEKLAARLASEGIETVLVHRDMGRE; from the coding sequence ATGAGTGACGAGCAGGAACGGGACGGAGCACAGGTGAGTACGGGCAGTGCGGGAGCGGGTACACCGGCCGAGACCACAGAGGCGGCCATCCCGGAGCTGGTGATCATCTCCGGGATGTCCGGCGCCGGGCGTTCCACCGCGGCGAAGTGCCTGGAGGACCTGGGCTGGTTCGTGGTCGACAACCTGCCGCCCGCCCTGATCCCCACGATGGTGGAGCTCGGCGCCCGCTCGCAGGGCAATGTCGCCCGTATCGCCGTGGTCGTCGACGTCCGCGGCCGCCGCTTCTTCGACAACCTGCGCCAGTCCCTCGCGGACCTGGCCGCCAAGCAGGTCACCCGGCGGATCGTCTTCCTGGAATCCTCCGACGACGCCCTGGTGCGCCGCTTCGAATCCGTCCGCAGACCGCACCCGCTCCAGGGGGACGGCCGGATCACCGACGGCATCGCAGCCGAGCGTGACCTGCTGCGCGAGCTGCGCGGTGACGCCGACCTGGTGATCGACACCTCCAGCCTCAACGTGCACGAGCTGCGGGCCAAGATGGACGCCCAGTTCGCCGGCGACGAGGAGCCCGAGCTGCGGGCGACCGTGATGTCCTTCGGCTACAAGTACGGACTCCCGGTCGACGCGGACCTCGTCGTCGACTGCCGCTTCCTGCCCAACCCGCACTGGGTCCCCGAGCTGCGCCCCTTCACCGGCCTCAACGAGGAGGTGTCCGCGTACGTCTTCAACCAGCCGGGTGCCAAGGAGTTCCTCGACCAGTACAGCGAACTGCTCCAGATCATCGCCACCGGCTACCGGCGCGAGGGCAAGCGGTACGTGACCATCGCCGTCGGCTGTACCGGCGGCAAGCACCGCTCGGTGGCGATGTCCGAGAAGCTCGCCGCCCGGCTGGCGTCGGAAGGGATCGAGACGGTGCTCGTCCACCGCGACATGGGGCGCGAGTGA
- the pgi gene encoding glucose-6-phosphate isomerase: protein MNAEGRTRLNQMPEWTALGKHREQLGDTRLRELFDRDPERGRTYTLRAGDLYLDYSKHLVTGETLGLLRELAAAAGVAGLRDAMFRGEKINTTEDRAVLHTALRAPRGAVVEVDGENVVPAVHAVLDKMAAFSEKVRSGEWTGHTGKPVKNVVNIGIGGSDLGPAMAYEALRSFTDRGLTVRFVSNVDGADLHEAVRDLDPAETLFIIASKTFTTIETITNATSARNWLLTNLRAGQDAVAKHFVALSTNAEKVEDFGIDTANMFEFWDWVGGRYSYDSAIGLSLMIAIGPERFREMLDGFHLIDEHFRTAPPEENIPLLLGLLGVWYGAFFDAQSHAVLPYSHYLSKFTAYLQQLDMESNGKSVDREGRPVDWQTGPVVWGTPGTNGQHAYYQLLHQGTKVVPADFIGFAKPVDDLTSGLKAQHDLLMANFFAQTQALAFGKTPDEVRAEGVAEELVPHKTFRGNHPTSTILADALTPSVLGQLIALYEHKVFVQGAIWNIDSFDQWGVELGKVLAKKIESVLTGGRGGADLDSSTATLVDTYRALRAKQ, encoded by the coding sequence ATGAACGCAGAAGGCCGTACCAGGCTCAACCAGATGCCCGAGTGGACCGCTCTGGGCAAGCACCGGGAGCAGCTGGGCGACACGCGTCTGCGGGAGCTGTTCGACCGGGACCCGGAGCGAGGGCGCACCTACACCCTCCGGGCGGGCGATCTGTATCTCGACTACTCCAAGCACCTGGTGACCGGTGAGACGCTCGGCCTGCTCCGTGAGCTGGCCGCCGCCGCCGGGGTGGCCGGGCTGCGTGACGCGATGTTCCGCGGCGAGAAGATCAACACCACCGAGGACCGCGCGGTGCTGCACACCGCGCTCCGCGCCCCGCGCGGAGCGGTCGTCGAGGTGGACGGGGAGAACGTCGTGCCCGCCGTGCACGCCGTGCTCGACAAGATGGCCGCCTTCTCGGAGAAGGTCAGGTCGGGGGAGTGGACCGGACACACCGGCAAACCCGTCAAGAACGTCGTCAACATCGGCATCGGCGGCTCGGACCTGGGCCCGGCGATGGCGTACGAGGCGCTCCGCTCCTTCACCGACCGCGGGCTGACGGTCCGTTTCGTGTCGAACGTCGACGGGGCCGATCTGCACGAGGCCGTAAGGGACTTGGACCCGGCGGAGACGCTCTTCATCATCGCCTCCAAGACCTTCACCACCATCGAGACCATCACCAACGCGACCTCCGCGCGCAATTGGCTGCTGACGAATCTGCGGGCCGGCCAGGACGCCGTGGCCAAGCACTTCGTGGCGCTGTCCACGAACGCGGAGAAGGTCGAGGACTTCGGTATCGACACGGCCAACATGTTCGAGTTCTGGGACTGGGTCGGCGGCCGGTACTCCTACGACTCGGCGATCGGCCTCTCGCTGATGATCGCGATCGGCCCGGAGCGCTTCCGGGAGATGCTCGACGGCTTCCACCTGATCGACGAGCACTTCCGCACCGCGCCGCCCGAGGAGAACATCCCGCTCCTGCTCGGCCTGCTGGGCGTCTGGTACGGCGCGTTCTTCGACGCCCAGTCGCACGCCGTGCTGCCGTACTCGCACTACCTCTCCAAGTTCACGGCGTACCTCCAGCAGCTGGACATGGAGTCCAACGGCAAGTCCGTGGACCGTGAGGGCCGTCCGGTCGACTGGCAGACGGGTCCGGTGGTCTGGGGGACGCCCGGCACCAACGGCCAGCACGCGTACTACCAGTTGCTCCACCAGGGCACCAAGGTGGTCCCGGCCGACTTCATCGGCTTCGCCAAGCCCGTCGATGACCTGACCTCGGGTCTGAAGGCCCAGCACGACCTCCTGATGGCGAACTTCTTCGCCCAGACCCAGGCCCTGGCGTTCGGCAAGACGCCCGACGAGGTACGGGCGGAGGGTGTCGCCGAGGAGCTGGTCCCGCACAAGACGTTCCGCGGCAACCACCCGACGTCCACGATCCTCGCCGACGCGCTCACCCCGTCCGTCCTGGGGCAGCTGATCGCGCTCTACGAGCACAAGGTCTTCGTCCAGGGCGCCATCTGGAACATCGACTCCTTCGACCAGTGGGGCGTCGAGCTCGGCAAGGTGCTCGCCAAGAAGATCGAGTCGGTCCTGACCGGCGGCAGGGGCGGAGCGGACCTCGACAGCTCCACCGCCACGCTGGTCGACACCTACCGGGCGCTGCGGGCCAAGCAGTAG
- a CDS encoding Rieske (2Fe-2S) protein yields the protein MSGLPPARRSVLMGAALAGAAGLGLTACSGGGSSTSSGPDKPVDLGAADAVPVGGVKYYRDQFLLVSRPSADEYKALWSRCTHQNCPLQKIEGKVGICPCHGSRFDVTTGKVLQGPAGRPLADVPVKVVGGKLIAGPDKKA from the coding sequence ATGTCCGGTCTGCCCCCCGCCCGCCGTTCCGTCCTCATGGGAGCCGCCCTGGCGGGCGCCGCCGGGCTCGGGCTCACCGCCTGTTCGGGCGGCGGCAGCAGCACCTCGTCGGGCCCTGACAAGCCCGTCGACCTCGGTGCGGCGGACGCCGTGCCGGTCGGCGGGGTCAAGTACTACCGGGACCAGTTCCTGCTCGTGAGCCGGCCGAGCGCCGACGAGTACAAGGCGCTCTGGTCACGGTGCACCCACCAGAACTGCCCGCTGCAGAAGATCGAGGGCAAGGTCGGCATCTGCCCCTGCCACGGCAGCCGGTTCGACGTCACGACCGGCAAGGTGCTGCAGGGCCCCGCCGGCCGCCCGCTCGCCGACGTGCCGGTCAAGGTGGTGGGCGGAAAGCTGATCGCGGGCCCCGACAAGAAGGCCTGA